A genomic segment from Actinomadura hallensis encodes:
- the rnc gene encoding ribonuclease III, with amino-acid sequence MSGKKNEPAPDRSELTAALGVDVDDELLERALTHRSYAYENGGLPTNERLEFLGDSVLGLVVTDTLFRGHPDLPEGQLAKLRAAVVNMRALAGVARGLGVGAHIRLGRGEEGTGGRDKASILADTLEALIGAVYLDRGLDEASALVHRLFDPLIDRSAGLGAGLDWKTSLQELTAVEELGVPEYHVAESGPDHQKTFRATVRVGGKTYGSGEGRSKKEAEQNAAEAGWNEIRRIVVEREAAAQAEQSGQAEQSGQAGQSGQARDSGGREAGRKGSGRKQTGEEAGQAAQTGA; translated from the coding sequence GTGAGCGGCAAGAAGAACGAACCCGCGCCGGACCGCTCGGAACTGACCGCCGCGCTCGGCGTCGACGTCGACGACGAGCTGCTGGAGCGCGCGCTCACCCACCGTTCCTACGCGTACGAGAACGGCGGGCTCCCCACCAACGAGCGGCTGGAGTTCCTCGGCGACTCCGTGCTGGGGCTCGTCGTCACCGACACCCTGTTCCGGGGCCACCCGGACCTGCCCGAGGGGCAGCTGGCCAAGCTGCGCGCCGCCGTGGTCAACATGCGGGCCCTGGCGGGCGTCGCGCGCGGCCTCGGCGTCGGCGCCCACATCCGCCTCGGACGCGGCGAGGAGGGCACCGGCGGCCGCGACAAGGCGTCGATACTCGCCGACACCCTGGAGGCGCTGATCGGCGCGGTCTACCTGGACCGCGGGCTGGACGAGGCGTCCGCCCTGGTGCACCGGCTCTTCGACCCGCTCATCGACCGTTCGGCGGGCCTCGGCGCCGGGCTGGACTGGAAGACCTCGCTGCAGGAGCTCACCGCCGTCGAGGAGCTCGGCGTCCCCGAGTACCACGTCGCCGAGAGCGGCCCCGACCACCAGAAGACGTTCCGCGCCACCGTCCGGGTCGGCGGGAAGACCTACGGGTCCGGTGAGGGCCGCAGCAAGAAGGAGGCCGAGCAGAACGCCGCCGAGGCCGGCTGGAACGAGATCCGCCGCATCGTGGTGGAGCGCGAGGCCGCCGCGCAGGCCGAGCAGTCCGGGCAGGCCGAGCAGTCAGGACAGGCCGGGCAGTCCGGGCAGGCGCGCGACTCCGGCGGGCGGGAGGCCGGCCGGAAGGGGTCCGGGCGGAAGCAGACCGGCGAGGAGGCCGGTCAGGCGGCGCAGACCGGTGCCTGA